The following are from one region of the Cyanobium gracile PCC 6307 genome:
- a CDS encoding amino acid ABC transporter substrate-binding protein: MTPSLKVTAVAAAVLGDPEKVEYRDLNSSERFAALASGEVDLLSRNTTMTLSRDAAGGNGLSFAPTTFYDGQGVLVPVASGIKDLKGLAGKPICVESGTTTELNLADRMREQNIPYTPLKFQTSDQTFAAYLGDRCVAVTSDRSQLAGKRTSFPKPDDHTLLPVVMSKEPLTPATTNGDPAWADAVRWIVYGLMQAEESGITQANIDAKLAEAKANTNQADLRRFLGVEGDFGKQLGLPPDFVVKAVKAVGNYGEIFDRNVGPASALKLDRGLNRQWKDGGLIYSPPFR; encoded by the coding sequence GTGACACCTTCCCTGAAAGTCACCGCCGTGGCCGCTGCGGTACTGGGGGATCCCGAGAAGGTGGAATACCGCGACCTGAACTCCAGCGAGCGCTTCGCGGCCCTGGCCAGCGGCGAGGTGGACCTGCTCTCGCGCAACACCACCATGACCCTCAGCCGCGATGCGGCCGGCGGCAACGGCCTCAGCTTCGCCCCCACCACCTTCTATGACGGTCAGGGCGTGCTGGTGCCGGTGGCCAGCGGCATCAAGGACCTCAAGGGCCTCGCCGGCAAGCCGATCTGCGTCGAGAGCGGCACCACCACCGAGCTCAACCTGGCCGACCGGATGCGGGAGCAGAACATCCCCTACACGCCGCTGAAGTTCCAGACCAGCGACCAGACCTTCGCCGCCTACCTCGGCGACCGTTGCGTGGCCGTGACCAGCGACCGCTCCCAGCTGGCCGGCAAGCGCACCAGCTTCCCCAAACCGGACGACCACACCCTGCTGCCGGTGGTGATGAGCAAGGAGCCCCTCACCCCCGCCACCACCAACGGCGATCCGGCCTGGGCGGATGCGGTGCGCTGGATCGTCTACGGCCTGATGCAGGCCGAGGAGAGCGGCATCACCCAGGCGAATATCGACGCCAAGCTGGCCGAGGCCAAGGCCAACACCAACCAGGCCGACCTGCGCCGCTTCCTGGGGGTGGAGGGTGACTTCGGCAAGCAGCTCGGCCTGCCGCCCGACTTCGTGGTCAAGGCGGTGAAGGCCGTGGGCAACTACGGCGAGATCTTCGATCGCAACGTCGGGCCCGCCTCCGCCCTCAAGCTTGACCGCGGCCTCAACCGCCAGTGGAAGGACGGTGGCCTGATCTACTCGCCGCCCTTCCGTTGA
- a CDS encoding SemiSWEET family sugar transporter, translating to MESFTVSALGYGAASLTTLSLFPQALKTVRSGDTSAISLRMYGLFTLGVLAWAVYGLLRADGPVIAANLITLVPASVVLERKLRALLEGRR from the coding sequence ATGGAGTCGTTCACGGTGAGTGCCCTCGGGTACGGAGCCGCCTCCCTCACCACCTTGAGCCTGTTCCCCCAGGCGCTGAAGACCGTGCGCAGCGGCGACACCAGCGCCATCTCGCTGCGGATGTATGGCCTGTTCACGCTGGGGGTGCTGGCCTGGGCGGTCTACGGCCTGCTGCGGGCCGACGGGCCGGTGATCGCCGCCAACCTGATCACGCTGGTGCCGGCGTCGGTGGTGCTGGAACGCAAGCTGCGGGCCCTGCTGGAGGGGAGGCGCTGA
- a CDS encoding amino acid ABC transporter ATP-binding protein produces the protein MSQPSSELMIEARAVEKWYPNGFQALRGASLTVRRGEVVVIMGPSGSGKSTFIRTFNALEDFQKGSITVDGIVLSNDLRNIDAVRREVGMVFQQFNLFPHLSVLDNLTLAPVLVRKRPKAEVEKQAWALLERVGIAEQAGKYPGQLSGGQQQRVAIARALCMEPRILLFDEPTSALDPEMVREVLEVMQDLAADDITMVVVTHEVKFARHVAHRVVLMADGEVVEEAEPEVFFTNPSHERTRRFLDQIL, from the coding sequence ATGAGCCAACCCAGCAGCGAACTGATGATCGAGGCGCGGGCCGTGGAGAAGTGGTATCCCAACGGATTCCAGGCCCTGCGCGGCGCCAGCCTGACGGTGCGGCGCGGCGAGGTGGTGGTGATCATGGGCCCTTCGGGCTCGGGCAAGAGCACCTTCATCCGCACCTTCAACGCCCTGGAGGACTTCCAGAAGGGCAGCATCACCGTCGACGGGATCGTGCTCTCCAACGACCTGCGCAACATCGACGCCGTCCGCCGGGAGGTGGGGATGGTGTTCCAGCAGTTCAACCTGTTTCCGCACCTTTCCGTGCTGGACAACCTCACCCTGGCGCCGGTGCTGGTGCGAAAGCGCCCCAAGGCCGAGGTGGAGAAGCAGGCCTGGGCCCTGCTGGAGCGGGTGGGCATCGCTGAGCAGGCCGGCAAGTATCCCGGCCAGCTCTCGGGGGGCCAGCAGCAGCGGGTGGCGATCGCCCGGGCCCTCTGCATGGAACCCCGCATCCTCCTGTTCGATGAACCCACCAGCGCCCTCGACCCGGAGATGGTGCGGGAGGTGCTGGAGGTGATGCAGGATCTCGCCGCCGACGACATCACCATGGTGGTGGTGACCCACGAGGTGAAATTCGCCCGTCACGTGGCCCACCGGGTGGTGCTGATGGCCGACGGCGAGGTGGTGGAGGAGGCCGAACCGGAGGTGTTCTTCACCAACCCCAGCCACGAGCGCACCCGCCGCTTCCTGGATCAGATCCTCTGA
- a CDS encoding carbohydrate ABC transporter permease, whose protein sequence is MNAPNRSPLATGLQLALLLLVAVLMLLPLLWLVSTSLKGPAEDIFTSPPALLPSQPSLEAYGRLFAANPMGTYLLNSTIVSALAVLANLLFCSLAAYPLARMRFRGRGLVLALVVATILIPFQVVMIPLYLLMVQVGLRNTLWALIVPQAATAFGIFLLRQSFLAVPVELEEAARIDGCTPIGEWWNVMLPAARADLITLAMFVFIGTWSDFLWPLIILDDPTLYTLPLGLQQLASSFSLDWRLVAAGSVVSILPVLLLFVLLQRTILPSASGDAVKG, encoded by the coding sequence GTGAACGCCCCCAACCGCTCCCCGCTGGCGACCGGGCTGCAGCTCGCCCTGCTGCTGCTGGTGGCGGTGCTGATGCTGCTGCCCCTGCTCTGGCTGGTCAGCACCTCCCTGAAGGGGCCGGCGGAAGACATCTTCACCAGCCCTCCGGCCCTGCTGCCCAGCCAGCCGAGCCTGGAGGCCTACGGCCGCCTGTTCGCCGCCAACCCGATGGGCACCTACCTGCTCAACAGCACGATCGTCAGCGCCCTGGCGGTGCTGGCCAACCTGCTGTTCTGCTCCCTGGCGGCCTACCCCCTGGCGCGGATGCGCTTCCGGGGCCGCGGACTGGTGCTGGCCCTGGTGGTGGCCACGATCCTGATCCCCTTCCAGGTGGTGATGATCCCCCTTTATCTGCTGATGGTGCAGGTCGGGCTGCGCAACACCCTCTGGGCCCTGATCGTGCCCCAGGCGGCCACGGCCTTCGGCATCTTCCTGCTGCGCCAGAGCTTCCTGGCGGTGCCGGTGGAGCTGGAGGAGGCGGCCCGGATCGATGGCTGCACGCCCATCGGCGAATGGTGGAACGTGATGCTGCCCGCGGCCCGGGCCGACCTGATCACCCTGGCGATGTTCGTGTTCATCGGCACCTGGAGTGACTTCCTCTGGCCGCTGATCATTCTCGACGACCCCACCCTCTACACCCTGCCCCTGGGCCTGCAGCAGCTGGCCAGCAGCTTCTCCCTCGATTGGCGCCTGGTGGCGGCCGGCTCGGTGGTCTCGATCCTGCCGGTGCTGCTGCTGTTCGTGCTGCTGCAGCGCACCATCCTGCCCAGCGCCAGCGGCGACGCCGTCAAAGGCTGA
- a CDS encoding peptide ligase PGM1-related protein — protein sequence MALSFRELQQGLQAPWGREHGDAGGGAGADFDLLMVPSLTMDPSQLALVTGAHHYEERQLFSLMRLRNPGVQVVYVTSKLLPELVVDAVLELMPGVPTSHARRRLHLFDTDDGSARPLTQKLLERPALLGRIRERLRPGRSFIICYVVTELEKTLSERLQVPLLGTDPALGYWGTKAGSRELFARCGVPHPPGTGLAHGLEDLAEAVADLWESDPGVGGCVIKLNEGFSGEGNARLNLTPLALAGLARRERVGRIRRALKDLPMPAAGWTELLGSQGALAEAWLEGGDDLRSPSVQGTIHPGGMVEVLSTHEQILGGAGGQTYLGCCFPAAEPYRVALMEHGLAVGRALAAEGALERFGVDFIARRFGERWDLQAIEVNLRQGGTTHPFMALRAITAGSLDPATGRFLSPTGQPLHYRATDNLSDPRLRGLMPLDLIDIVAEAGLHYDPARLQGSVFHLLGCLSEFGKLGMTCIGRDPEQASAVYRSTVAELLAGACARRGAVPPAAGG from the coding sequence ATGGCCCTGAGCTTCCGCGAACTGCAGCAGGGACTGCAGGCCCCGTGGGGCCGGGAGCATGGCGACGCCGGCGGCGGGGCGGGCGCGGATTTCGATCTGCTGATGGTGCCCTCACTCACCATGGATCCCTCCCAGCTGGCCCTGGTGACAGGGGCCCACCACTACGAGGAGCGCCAGCTGTTCTCCCTGATGCGGCTGCGCAACCCGGGCGTGCAGGTGGTCTATGTGACCAGCAAGCTGCTGCCCGAGCTGGTGGTGGATGCGGTGCTGGAGCTGATGCCGGGGGTCCCCACCTCCCATGCCCGCCGCCGGCTGCACCTGTTCGACACCGACGACGGCTCCGCCCGGCCCCTGACCCAGAAGCTGCTGGAGCGGCCGGCCCTGCTCGGCCGGATCCGGGAGCGGCTGCGCCCGGGCCGGAGCTTCATCATCTGCTACGTCGTCACCGAGCTGGAGAAGACCCTCTCCGAGCGCCTGCAGGTGCCCCTGCTGGGCACGGACCCGGCCCTTGGCTACTGGGGCACCAAGGCGGGCAGCCGGGAGCTGTTCGCCCGCTGCGGCGTGCCCCACCCTCCCGGCACCGGACTGGCCCACGGTCTCGAAGACCTGGCGGAGGCGGTGGCCGACCTGTGGGAGAGCGACCCCGGGGTGGGCGGCTGTGTGATCAAGCTGAACGAGGGCTTCAGCGGTGAGGGCAATGCCCGCCTCAACCTCACCCCCCTGGCGCTGGCCGGGCTGGCCAGGCGGGAACGGGTCGGGCGGATCCGGCGGGCCCTCAAGGACCTGCCGATGCCGGCGGCCGGCTGGACGGAGCTGCTGGGCAGCCAGGGGGCCCTGGCCGAGGCCTGGCTGGAGGGCGGCGACGACCTGCGCTCCCCGAGCGTGCAGGGCACGATTCACCCGGGCGGGATGGTGGAGGTGCTCTCCACCCACGAGCAGATCCTCGGTGGTGCCGGCGGCCAGACCTACCTGGGCTGCTGCTTCCCCGCCGCCGAGCCTTACCGGGTGGCGCTGATGGAGCACGGCCTGGCCGTGGGCCGGGCCCTTGCCGCCGAGGGTGCCCTGGAGCGCTTCGGGGTCGATTTCATCGCCCGCCGCTTCGGCGAGCGCTGGGACCTGCAGGCCATCGAGGTCAACCTGCGCCAGGGGGGCACCACCCATCCGTTCATGGCCTTGCGGGCGATCACCGCCGGCAGCCTCGACCCCGCCACCGGCCGCTTCCTCTCCCCCACCGGCCAGCCGCTCCATTACCGCGCCACCGACAACCTCAGCGACCCCCGCCTGCGGGGCCTGATGCCCCTCGACCTGATCGACATCGTCGCCGAGGCCGGCCTCCACTACGATCCGGCCCGCCTGCAGGGCAGCGTCTTTCACCTGCTGGGCTGCCTCTCGGAGTTCGGCAAGCTGGGCATGACCTGCATCGGCCGCGATCCGGAGCAGGCCTCCGCCGTCTACCGCTCCACGGTGGCGGAGCTGCTGGCGGGGGCCTGCGCCCGCCGCGGGGCCGTGCCTCCGGCGGCCGGTGGCTGA
- a CDS encoding ABC transporter permease subunit (The N-terminal region of this protein, as described by TIGR01726, is a three transmembrane segment that identifies a subfamily of ABC transporter permease subunits, which specificities that include histidine, arginine, glutamine, glutamate, L-cystine (sic), the opines (in Agrobacterium) octopine and nopaline, etc.), whose translation MAPVPPADPAPAPPAPPSPPWWRDRRIVPWVVQAVVGLLVLLLIAFLLGNLVRNLTAAGLLLSWRWLQQPAGFDISESVIPFNAQLPYWRALAAGLVNTIRAVLVGLVGATLLGTLVGMASFSHNGLLRRLARVYVEVVRNIPLLLQLVFWYFVVFLTLPNGVAAIQLPGVVLAKSGLYIAGFGEGLRWMGPSLVNGVWQAPVRLSVEFGALLTGLIVYSGAFIAEVVRGGIAAVPKGQWEAASSLGLSWFATLRRIVLPQSLRVIVPGLNTQYISLAKNSSLAVAVGYTDLYSVAETTLNQTGRAVEVVLVLLAAYLTLDLLISALMNGLNHLVQIRER comes from the coding sequence ATGGCGCCGGTGCCCCCCGCCGACCCGGCCCCTGCCCCACCAGCTCCGCCATCGCCGCCCTGGTGGCGCGACCGCCGCATCGTGCCCTGGGTGGTGCAGGCGGTGGTGGGACTGCTGGTGCTGCTGCTGATCGCCTTCCTGCTGGGCAATCTGGTGCGCAACCTCACCGCCGCCGGCCTGCTGCTGAGCTGGCGCTGGCTGCAACAGCCCGCCGGCTTCGATATCTCGGAATCGGTGATTCCCTTCAATGCCCAGCTGCCCTACTGGCGCGCCCTGGCCGCCGGTCTGGTCAACACGATCCGGGCGGTGCTGGTGGGCCTGGTGGGGGCCACCCTGCTGGGCACCCTGGTGGGGATGGCCTCCTTCAGCCACAACGGCCTGCTGCGGCGGCTGGCGCGGGTCTACGTGGAGGTGGTGCGCAACATCCCCCTGCTGCTGCAGCTGGTGTTCTGGTACTTCGTGGTGTTCCTCACCCTGCCCAACGGCGTGGCGGCGATCCAGCTCCCCGGCGTGGTGCTGGCCAAATCGGGGCTCTACATCGCCGGTTTCGGTGAGGGGCTGCGCTGGATGGGGCCCAGCCTCGTCAACGGGGTCTGGCAGGCACCGGTGCGGCTCAGCGTCGAGTTCGGGGCCCTGCTCACCGGCCTGATCGTGTACTCCGGCGCCTTCATCGCCGAGGTGGTGCGGGGCGGCATCGCCGCCGTGCCGAAGGGGCAGTGGGAGGCGGCCTCCTCCCTGGGGCTGAGCTGGTTCGCCACCCTGCGCCGCATCGTCCTGCCCCAGTCGCTGCGGGTGATCGTGCCGGGGCTCAACACCCAGTACATCTCCCTGGCCAAGAACTCCTCCCTGGCCGTGGCGGTGGGCTACACCGACCTCTATTCCGTCGCCGAGACCACCCTCAACCAGACCGGACGGGCCGTGGAGGTGGTGCTGGTGCTGCTGGCGGCCTACCTCACCCTCGACCTGCTGATCTCGGCCCTGATGAACGGTCTCAACCATCTGGTCCAGATCCGGGAGCGCTGA
- a CDS encoding amino acid ABC transporter permease — protein sequence MQALLRRLRSELFATPADAALSLALITLLSLGAFGFLRWALTQAQWAVVKVNSTLFAVGRYPIEQQWRLWLLTALLVAASGATWGLLRAHPRPDRTGVLWPSNDRLALALLALIALAVPSALGLTLAIQSRWWGFILLLALCRWLAGRYGTRLSSTGRRLAALVWPLLYLGGMVLISGGLGLVTVSPSEWGGLLLTLLASSFAILLCFPIGVLLALGRRSELPLLRWGSVLYIEFIRGAPLITLLFLGQNILGFLLPGGLAPERVWRAAWVLTFFAAAYLAEAVRSGLAAVPRGQLEAARSLGLSYPKALQHVVLPQALRVALPAMVGQFISLLQDTTLLSLIGLLELLGTARTVMANPAFLGRNGEVYLTLAVLFWGCCAALGLGSRALERRLDPHAVPSAT from the coding sequence TTGCAAGCCCTTCTGCGCCGCCTGCGCTCCGAACTGTTCGCCACCCCCGCCGACGCGGCGCTGAGCCTGGCCCTGATCACGCTGCTCAGCCTGGGGGCTTTCGGTTTCCTGCGCTGGGCCCTCACCCAGGCCCAGTGGGCCGTGGTGAAGGTGAACAGCACCCTGTTCGCCGTGGGGCGCTACCCGATCGAGCAGCAATGGCGCCTCTGGCTGCTCACCGCCCTGCTGGTGGCGGCCAGCGGCGCCACCTGGGGCCTGCTGCGCGCCCACCCCCGCCCCGACCGCACCGGGGTGCTGTGGCCCAGCAACGACCGGCTGGCCCTGGCGCTGCTGGCCCTGATCGCCCTGGCCGTGCCCTCGGCCCTCGGTCTGACCCTGGCCATCCAGTCCCGCTGGTGGGGGTTCATCCTGCTGCTGGCCCTCTGCCGCTGGCTGGCCGGCCGCTACGGGACCCGGCTGTCGTCCACCGGCCGGCGGCTGGCCGCCCTGGTGTGGCCGCTGCTCTACCTGGGGGGCATGGTGCTGATCAGCGGCGGGCTGGGGCTGGTCACCGTGTCCCCTTCGGAATGGGGCGGGCTGCTGCTCACCCTGCTGGCCTCGAGCTTCGCCATCCTCCTGTGCTTCCCGATCGGGGTGCTGCTGGCCCTGGGACGCCGCAGCGAGCTGCCCCTGTTGCGCTGGGGCTCGGTGCTCTACATCGAGTTCATCCGCGGCGCGCCGCTGATCACCCTGCTGTTCCTCGGCCAGAACATCCTCGGCTTCCTTCTGCCCGGCGGGCTCGCCCCTGAGCGGGTCTGGCGGGCGGCCTGGGTGCTCACCTTCTTCGCCGCCGCCTACCTGGCGGAGGCGGTGCGCTCCGGCCTGGCGGCGGTGCCGCGGGGCCAGCTGGAGGCCGCCCGCTCCCTCGGCCTCTCCTACCCCAAGGCCCTGCAGCACGTGGTGCTGCCCCAGGCGCTGCGGGTGGCCCTGCCGGCCATGGTGGGCCAGTTCATCTCGCTCCTGCAGGACACCACCCTGCTGTCACTGATCGGATTGCTGGAACTGCTCGGCACGGCCCGCACCGTGATGGCCAACCCGGCTTTCCTGGGCCGAAACGGTGAGGTGTACCTCACCCTGGCCGTGCTGTTCTGGGGCTGCTGTGCCGCCCTCGGTCTGGGCAGCCGGGCCCTGGAGCGGCGCCTCGATCCCCACGCGGTGCCCAGCGCCACCTGA
- a CDS encoding glycoside hydrolase family 57 protein encodes MAAGDLALVLHAHLPYVRSGEPGSLEEDWYFQALQECYLPLLEVLERAAADPEQRPRLTLGLSPTLLSLLSDRALNGRFPAWLVLRRTLLDGADPDLAVPARELQRTLSAIEAQWREMEGDLLPRFQRLQEQGVLDLITCGATHGYLPLLRDSPEAVRAQLLTAVREHQRLLGQRPLGIWLPECAYYEDLDRLLAECGLRYSLLDGHGLLHGLPRPRYGVYAPICSPAGVAFFARDSESTLPVWSASQGYPGDGAYREFHRDLGWDLPEADLEAQGIHDRRPLGLKLHRVTAQGCPLELKQPYDPARAAERVTEHAEAFLRGRAGQMEQLAATIEPPPLLVAPFDAELFGHWWFEGPRFLAELFRQGSALDVRFTHLRDVLSEGRSLQVCRPAPSSWGQGGYHDYWLNDTNAWVVAEWQRASRAMVQRVNRGVGSTSQRSLLTQAGRELLLAQSSDWSFILRAGTTTGLARERIRRHLDRFWRLIDALEHGTDLPREWLVGVEREDGLFPQLNAADWASRG; translated from the coding sequence ATGGCCGCAGGCGATCTGGCCCTGGTGTTGCATGCCCACCTCCCCTACGTGCGCTCCGGCGAGCCCGGTTCGCTGGAGGAGGACTGGTACTTCCAGGCCCTCCAGGAATGCTATCTGCCGCTGCTGGAGGTGCTGGAGCGGGCGGCCGCCGATCCGGAGCAGCGGCCCCGGCTCACCCTCGGCCTTTCCCCCACCCTGCTGTCGCTGCTGAGCGACCGGGCCCTCAACGGCCGCTTCCCGGCCTGGCTGGTCCTGCGCCGCACCCTGCTCGACGGGGCCGATCCCGACCTGGCGGTTCCGGCCCGTGAGCTGCAGCGCACCCTCTCGGCCATCGAGGCCCAGTGGCGGGAGATGGAGGGGGATCTCCTGCCCCGCTTCCAGCGGCTGCAGGAGCAGGGGGTCCTGGATCTGATCACCTGCGGGGCCACCCACGGCTACCTGCCCCTGCTGCGGGATTCGCCGGAGGCGGTGCGGGCCCAGCTGCTGACCGCCGTAAGGGAGCACCAGCGCCTGCTCGGCCAGCGGCCCCTGGGCATCTGGCTGCCGGAGTGCGCCTACTACGAGGATCTCGACCGGCTCCTGGCCGAGTGCGGCCTGCGCTATTCCCTGCTCGACGGCCACGGCCTGCTCCATGGTCTGCCGCGTCCGCGCTACGGGGTCTACGCCCCGATCTGCTCCCCGGCGGGGGTGGCCTTCTTCGCCCGCGACAGTGAGTCCACCCTGCCGGTGTGGAGCGCCAGCCAGGGCTATCCGGGTGACGGCGCCTACCGGGAGTTCCACCGCGACCTGGGCTGGGACCTGCCGGAAGCGGACCTGGAGGCCCAGGGCATCCACGATCGCCGCCCCCTCGGACTCAAGCTGCACCGTGTCACCGCCCAGGGCTGCCCCCTCGAACTGAAGCAGCCCTACGACCCGGCGCGGGCGGCGGAGCGGGTGACGGAGCACGCCGAAGCCTTCCTGCGGGGCCGCGCTGGCCAGATGGAGCAGCTGGCCGCGACGATCGAGCCGCCGCCGCTGCTGGTGGCCCCCTTCGATGCGGAGCTGTTCGGCCACTGGTGGTTCGAGGGCCCCCGGTTCCTGGCCGAACTCTTCCGCCAGGGTTCGGCCCTGGACGTGCGCTTCACCCACCTGCGCGATGTGCTCAGCGAGGGGCGGTCCCTTCAGGTCTGCCGGCCGGCCCCCTCCAGCTGGGGCCAGGGGGGCTACCACGATTACTGGCTGAACGACACCAACGCCTGGGTGGTGGCGGAGTGGCAGCGCGCCTCCCGCGCCATGGTGCAGCGGGTGAACCGGGGCGTGGGCAGCACCTCCCAGCGGTCCCTGCTCACCCAGGCGGGCCGCGAACTGCTGCTGGCCCAGAGCTCCGACTGGAGCTTCATCCTGCGGGCCGGCACCACCACCGGGCTGGCGCGGGAGAGGATCCGCCGCCACCTCGACCGCTTCTGGCGGCTGATCGATGCCCTCGAGCACGGCACCGACCTGCCCCGGGAGTGGCTGGTGGGGGTGGAGCGGGAGGACGGGCTGTTCCCCCAGCTCAACGCTGCCGACTGGGCGAGTCGGGGCTGA
- a CDS encoding 2-isopropylmalate synthase — MARDPGRVLIFDTTLRDGEQSPGASLNLEEKLAIAQQLARLGVDIIEAGFPFASSGDFHAVQKIAASVGTPDGPVICGLARAASGDIKACAEAVAPAARRRIHTFIATSDIHLEHKLRKSRAEVLAITAEMVAYARSLVDDVEFSCEDAGRSDPAFMHQVIEAAINAGATTINIPDTVGYTTPAEFGAIIAGINRSVPNIDQAVISVHGHNDLGLAVANFLEAVKNGARQLECTINGIGERAGNASLEELVMALHVRRSYFNPFLGRPAEKRDPLTNVRTEEITKTSRLVSNLTGMAVQPNKAIVGANAFAHESGIHQDGVLKNRLTYEIIDARTVGLADNRLSLGKLSGRSAFRARLEELGYTLERNDLDDAFARFKELADRKREITDRDLEAIVSEQVQQQDQPRYALQSVQVSCGTNLQPTATVTLRDGDGIDLTEAAIGTGPVDAVCQALNHLAQVPNELVEFSIKSVTEGIDAMGEVTIRLRHQGVLYSGHAADTDIVVAAAHAFVNALNRLVSGGQRAPLHPQKTPLPVAELPRL; from the coding sequence ATGGCCCGCGATCCCGGCCGGGTATTGATTTTCGATACCACCCTCCGCGACGGGGAGCAGTCCCCTGGCGCCAGCCTCAACCTCGAGGAGAAGCTCGCGATCGCCCAGCAGCTGGCCCGCCTGGGGGTCGACATCATCGAGGCCGGCTTCCCCTTTGCCAGCAGCGGCGATTTTCACGCCGTTCAAAAGATCGCCGCCAGCGTGGGGACCCCGGATGGGCCGGTGATCTGCGGCCTGGCCCGGGCCGCCAGCGGCGACATCAAGGCCTGCGCCGAGGCCGTGGCCCCTGCCGCCCGCCGGCGCATCCACACCTTCATCGCCACCAGCGACATCCATCTGGAGCACAAGCTCCGCAAGAGCCGCGCCGAGGTGCTCGCCATCACCGCGGAGATGGTGGCCTACGCCCGCTCCCTCGTCGATGACGTGGAGTTCTCCTGTGAGGACGCCGGCCGCAGCGACCCTGCGTTCATGCATCAGGTGATCGAGGCGGCGATCAACGCCGGCGCCACCACCATCAACATTCCTGACACCGTGGGCTACACCACCCCGGCTGAATTCGGCGCCATAATCGCCGGCATCAACCGTTCGGTGCCCAACATCGACCAGGCGGTGATCTCAGTGCATGGGCACAACGATCTCGGCCTGGCCGTCGCCAACTTCCTCGAAGCGGTCAAGAACGGCGCCCGCCAGCTGGAGTGCACCATCAACGGCATCGGCGAACGGGCCGGAAACGCCTCCCTCGAGGAGCTGGTGATGGCGCTGCACGTGCGCCGCAGCTACTTCAACCCCTTCCTGGGCCGGCCGGCCGAGAAGCGCGACCCCCTCACCAACGTGCGCACCGAGGAGATCACCAAGACCTCCCGGCTGGTCTCCAACCTCACCGGCATGGCGGTGCAGCCCAACAAGGCGATCGTGGGCGCCAATGCCTTCGCCCATGAATCCGGCATCCACCAGGACGGGGTGCTCAAGAACCGGCTCACCTACGAGATCATCGACGCCCGTACCGTCGGCCTGGCCGACAACCGCCTCTCCCTCGGCAAGCTCTCCGGCCGCAGCGCCTTCCGGGCCCGGCTCGAGGAGCTCGGCTACACCCTCGAGCGCAACGACCTCGACGACGCCTTTGCCCGCTTCAAGGAGCTGGCCGACCGCAAGCGGGAGATCACCGATCGGGATCTGGAGGCGATCGTCAGCGAGCAGGTGCAGCAGCAGGACCAGCCCCGCTACGCCCTGCAGTCGGTGCAGGTGAGCTGCGGCACCAACCTGCAGCCCACCGCCACTGTCACCCTGCGGGACGGGGACGGCATCGACCTCACCGAGGCGGCGATCGGCACCGGCCCGGTGGATGCGGTCTGCCAGGCCCTCAACCACCTGGCCCAGGTGCCGAACGAGCTGGTGGAGTTCAGCATCAAGTCCGTCACCGAGGGCATCGACGCCATGGGCGAGGTGACCATCCGCCTGCGCCACCAGGGGGTGCTCTATTCGGGCCATGCGGCCGACACCGACATCGTCGTGGCGGCGGCCCATGCCTTCGTGAACGCCCTCAACCGGCTGGTCTCCGGCGGCCAGCGTGCCCCGCTCCATCCCCAGAAGACCCCCCTTCCGGTGGCGGAACTGCCGCGTCTGTGA